One part of the Humulus lupulus chromosome 9, drHumLupu1.1, whole genome shotgun sequence genome encodes these proteins:
- the LOC133799697 gene encoding uncharacterized mitochondrial protein AtMg00860-like — MSFLGHIVTKDGVPVDPVKVEAVKDWPKPKNATDVRSFLGLAGYYRRFVEGFSKLAMPLTNLTRKQQKFVWSDKCEQSFQELKKRLITAPVLCVPKSDKKSKEKQTLDDNLVKQEALSQEENSGNFTMSECQILKYKSRVCVPSDRVVKDKIL; from the exons ATGTCATTTCTAGGCCACATAGTAACCAAGGACGGAGTACCAGTGGACCCAGTTAAGGTTGAGGCTGTCAAGGATTGGCCAAAACCAAAGAATGCCACTGATgtaagaagttttcttggtctagccgGCTATTACAGGAgattcgtggaaggattctccaaATTGGCAATGCCACTAACAAACCTTACTCGCAAACaacagaagtttgtgtggtctgATAAATGCGAACAAAGTTTTCAAGAGTTAAAGAAGAGATTAATTACTGCTCCAGTGTTGTGTGTACCCAAAAGTGACAAAA AGAGTAAAGAAAAGCAAACACTGGATGACAATCTGGTTAAACAAGAAGCCTTGTCACAAGAAGAGAATAGTGGGAACTTCACAATGTCGGAATGCCAGATATTAAAGTACAAGAGTAGGGTTTGTGTGCCTAGTGACCGAGTGGTCAAGGATAAGATTCTTTAA